accgccgccgccatgCTGCCCGCCGCGATCATGGACGCGGGGCTGGCCGCGAACTTCACGTCTGCAGAGCATCGGGACACACAGCGCAGAACGTCATGGCGCCGCGCTTTGAGGAGCGCGAGGAGGAGGCGGTCGTACGGGGGAAACCACGCGCGTACCTGTGGCACACAGCGCTACGAAGGTCTGAGCGTGCTTCCTCAGGATCGGCCCGCTCTCCTTCGGGACGGGCAGCTGAGACAGGAAATGGTCGATGAAGTCGAGGGGGGTCACCGAGGCCAGGTCCCActtcagcttgttcagaacCAGCAGCTCCATTTGCTgtgggggagatgggggagagaggaggggagggggggtgggggtgacaGAAGGACAGGTTCAAGTGTGATCAGACAGCCGGTTCCAGGGATTAAGACGAGATCAGGAAAGGTCAGCGGGTCGCGAAAAAACCCATTTAGGGAAACTCTTCTGGGGACCAGGAACGTCCTCAGTGGGACATCGTGACGAAGCAGACTTTGAACACTTTGAACTGGTGCGAGGGCACCACGAAGGGCCCGGGTCGCAAATACAGACCGCCACAAAATCACCGGCGTGACGAGTGTTCGTCTACAGAGGAAACGTACGTGATCAATACGCCTCATTCTTTTAACGTTGCCTGAATAATAAAAACGTCCTAAAGTCGGTCGAGTAAACGGTTGATGTCATCGAGATAACGAAGGATCCCTGCATGCAGTAATGTTATTTATCCATTTGTTCGCTCGCCGCGGCTTAGATTCAAAGATCTCGAAAAGTCGGCGCGCTCTTTAGAGCTCTGTTTGGGCAGTAAGTGGTGGCCACTCGGTTTGTGGAAGTTCTACCGAGAATACAAAGACCTTCAGGTCCCCCGGGACCCTAAAACCCACACAGATGGTACTAAATGCTGCTGAACAGAAGAACGCTGATCCTCTACTTACGCGCTCAGCGGTTGTAGGCACCTACCAGCAGCTGGGCGGGCGTGACGGAGTTGTCGGTGTAGACGCAGAGCTTCTCCGCGGTCAGAGGGATCGTCTCCTTCAGCTTGGACGCCAGGAACATGCAGGCGGCTCCCAGGACCTGCAGGCGGCTCTTCTTGGTGGGCTCCACCGACAGGAAGCGGTCCACGTAGTTCACGGCCAGCGGGAAGACCTCCTCCTCGCATTTCTGCTCCTCGCACACCTGCGCGCGCAAACCCGGACAAAATCAGTGCCAAAAACGCACACCGATGGGAACCACCCGGGTTCCCTCGCCGGCACCAACGAGCGAGGAGGCGCTTTTTTTGACAAATGCAACAGAGACAAAAGTAAAAGTCCATTGTCTTCAAAACTTCACACGTACGATCTGACCGTCTGATATCGGCAGTGAGGTCAAACTACCGCTTTGATGTCACGTAGGCAGACAAGGGAATTAACTAGTGTTGGTAGACGAGTCACTGCTTCGGTTCATCGTCGTATCGGTTTCCATCATTAAATGAAAATCTCCCAGTGAGGAAACAAAGTCCCATCAAGTCGTCCCTAAAATGTCTCGTTTGCAGGAGAAGCGAGAAAGTGAGTCAGGAGACGCAACGTGTAATGGGAGCAGTGGGAGTAATGGGAGCAGTGGGAGTAATGGGAGCAGTGGGATGAGCAGTTAATGGACAGAGTCTCTCGCGCGCAGCCCGGACACACAAAACGGCACGTCGTGCATCCCCGTCCCCGTGCGTCCCCGTGCGCGCGCGGTTCCACGCACGCACGGGGACGCGTGACCGtcggtgcctttttttttttcccgccccCGGTCCCGGACTCACCTCCAGCATCCAGGTGGCCACGATCCTCCGCATGTGCGGGGCGACGTCCCGCTGCACGCATTTGAAGTAGTTGGCCGCGGGGAGGTACCGGTCCTCCTGCTCCAGCAGCGCGTGCAGGACGCGCTGCTGGAGCAGGTTGGGGTCCCGGTAGGCCCTGCGGGTGGGGGGCCGGTCCCCTTCGCAGCACAGCAGCCGGGGATCCATGCgtcctttgtgtctctttgg
The DNA window shown above is from Gasterosteus aculeatus chromosome X, fGasAcu3.hap1.1, whole genome shotgun sequence and carries:
- the LOC144383641 gene encoding G1/S-specific cyclin-D1-like, producing MDPRLLCCEGDRPPTRRAYRDPNLLQQRVLHALLEQEDRYLPAANYFKCVQRDVAPHMRRIVATWMLEVCEEQKCEEEVFPLAVNYVDRFLSVEPTKKSRLQVLGAACMFLASKLKETIPLTAEKLCVYTDNSVTPAQLLQMELLVLNKLKWDLASVTPLDFIDHFLSQLPVPKESGPILRKHAQTFVALCATDVKFAASPASMIAAGSMAAAVEGLRARMSGDAATSPTEQLARIIRSDPDCLRACQEQIESLLETSLRRAQRPRHSVAVETRKIAEGQDLSTTPTDVRDVDV